The Moraxella haemolytica genome window below encodes:
- the folE gene encoding GTP cyclohydrolase I FolE, with protein sequence MSKSDNTNFIPDYEQIAHHYANIIKGSGEDLSREGLLDTPMRAAKAFGHLTRGYHQSLKVVANDAIFASDNPELVLVQNIEFYSLCEHHLLPFYGVAHVGYLPNGKVLGLSKVARIVDMYARRLQIQENLTKQVAIAIEELTGCRGVAVVMDASHMCMMMRGVGKQQSTTRTVSMLGEFTTNNQARGEFLDAIPRRSPAFG encoded by the coding sequence ATGTCAAAATCCGATAACACCAACTTTATCCCCGATTATGAGCAGATCGCTCACCACTACGCCAATATCATCAAAGGCAGCGGCGAAGACCTAAGCAGAGAAGGACTCTTAGATACGCCCATGCGTGCAGCCAAGGCTTTTGGCCACCTAACTCGTGGTTACCATCAGTCGCTTAAGGTTGTTGCTAATGATGCCATCTTTGCATCAGACAATCCTGAGTTAGTGTTGGTGCAAAATATTGAATTTTATTCTTTGTGCGAGCATCATCTACTACCTTTTTATGGTGTAGCTCATGTCGGCTATCTGCCTAATGGCAAGGTACTTGGTCTATCCAAAGTAGCACGCATCGTTGATATGTATGCTCGTCGCTTACAAATTCAAGAAAATCTCACCAAGCAAGTTGCCATTGCCATTGAAGAATTAACAGGGTGTCGTGGCGTGGCGGTCGTGATGGATGCCAGTCATATGTGCATGATGATGCGTGGTGTCGGCAAGCAACAATCCACCACTCGCACGGTCAGCATGCTGGGCGAATTCACCACCAACAACCAAGCTCGTGGTGAATTTTTGGATGCCATTCCAA